Proteins from one Ananas comosus cultivar F153 linkage group 5, ASM154086v1, whole genome shotgun sequence genomic window:
- the LOC109709812 gene encoding actin-related protein 3-like, which yields MDPTARPAVVIDNGTGYTKLGFSGNSEPSFVIPTVVAVNESFLNQSDICRNENWAAQYNAGIMADLDFFIGEEALSQFRSSGLYNLHHPINHGLVDNWDTMEKFWQHGIFNYLRCDPEEHYFLLTDSPVSSPESREYTGEIMFETFNVPGLYIAVQSVLALSAGYSVPKSDMTGVVIDIGDGFPHVVPVVNGYVIGSSIKPFPVAGNDVTQFVLQLLQERGELIPPDESLEIARKVKETYCYTCTDIVKEYNKHDRKPEKYIKQWSGIKPKTRVPYSVDVGYERFLGPEIFFHPEIFCSDFSTPLPDVIDMCVQSSPIDTRRALYKNIVLSGGSTMFKDFHKRLQKDVKKIVDDRIAASSARLGLDVKPQPVEVNVVTHPIQRYAVWFGGSVVASMPEFYQACHTKEDYEEYGASICRTSPIFKGMY from the exons ATGGACCCGACGGCTCGGCCGGCCGTCGTCATCGACAACGGAACCGG GTACACCAAACTGGGATTTTCTGGTAACTCAGAGCCATCTTTCGTCATTCCGACCGTTGTAGCTGTCAATGAATCATTCCTAAATCAGTCAGATATCTGTCGCAATGAGAATTGGGCAGCACAGTATAATGCAGGCATAATGGCGGATCTTGATTTCTTCATTGGGGAGGAAGCTCTTTCTCAGTTCCGGTCTAGTGGCCTATATAATCTACATCATCCTATTAATCATGGTCTG GTTGACAATTGGGATACTATGGAAAAATTTTGGCAGCATGGTATTTTCAATTACTTACGTTGTGATCCTGAAGAACATTACTTTCTTCTAACTGATAGTCCTGTTAGTTCACCTGAAAGCCGTGAATATACCGGAGAAATTATGTTCGAGACATTTAATGTCCCAGGGCTCTACATTGCCGTCCAATCTGTCCTTGCTCTATCTGCTGGATATTCAGTTCCTAAG TCTGATATGACAGGGGTCGTAATCGATATCGGAGATGGTTTCCCTCATGTTGTGCCTGTCGTGAATGGCTATGTAATTGGAAGCAGCATAAAACCTTTTCCCGTCGCAGGCAATGATGTAACTCAATTTGTTTTGCAACTTTTACAG GAAAGGGGGGAACTTATACCGCCAGACGAATCATTAGAAATAGCTCGTAAGGTGAAAGAAACGTATTGCTACACTTGTACAGACATTGTCAAG GAGTACAATAAGCATGACAGGAAACCTGAAAAGTACATAAAGCAATGGTCTGGCATTAAACCAAAGACTCGGGTGCCATACTCAGTTGATGTTGGATATGAAAGGTTTCTTGGTCCTGAG ATCTTCTTTCATCCTGAGATTTTCTGTAGTGATTTTTCTACTCCTTTGCCTGATGTGATTGACATGTGTGTTCAGTCATCACCAATAGACACGAGAAGGGCTCTGTATAAG AATATAGTCTTATCTGGAGGATCAACCATGTTTAAGGACTTCCATAAAAGATTGCAGAAGGATGTAAAGAAGATAGTGGACGATCGCATCGCTGCATCGAGTGCCCGACTTGGTTTGGATGTAAAA CCTCAACCCGTTGAAGTTAACGTTGTCACCCATCCTATACAGCGATATGCCGTTTGGTTTGGAGGTTCTGTAGTTGCATCTATGCCAGAATTTTACCAG
- the LOC109711045 gene encoding protein TRIGALACTOSYLDIACYLGLYCEROL 3, chloroplastic isoform X1 translates to MGTTIPNAIGCPSSFHPSRRRSFSGSPLFTSALPSSSSRTPARRCWMACGSTSAAESRNLDGAKNVNEHPCLADNLGVVRDSIDDADVLIECRDVHKSFGDKHILRGVSFKIRHGEAVGIIGPSGTGKSTILKVMAGLLAPDKGDVFICGRKRHGLISDEEIPGLRIGLVFQSAALFDSLTVRENVGFLLYENSKMPENRILERVTETLAAVGLKGVEDRFPSELSGGMKKRVALARSIIFDDTKEMIEPEVLLYDEPTAGLDPIASTVVEDLIRSVHVRRNDALGIPGKIASYVVVTHQHSTIRRAVDRLLFLYEGRIVWEGMTQEFTRSTNPIVRQFASGSLDGPIRY, encoded by the exons ATGGGAACGACGATACCGAACGCCATAGGTTGCCCTAGTAGTTTTCACCCCTCCCGTAGACGAAGCTTCTCCGGATCTCCCCTATTCACCTCTGCTCTCCCCTCCTCATCGAG TAGAACGCCCGCGAGGCGCTGTTGGATGGCGTGTGGAAGCACATCAGCTGCGGAAAGCCGGAATTTGGATGGTGCTAAGAACGTGAATGAG CATCCATGTCTTGCTGATAACTTGGGAGTCGTCAGAGATAGTATAGATGATGCTGACGTCCTTATCGAATGTAGAGATGTCCACAAGTCCTTTGGAGACAAACATATTTTGAGAGGTGTCAGCTTCAAG ATTAGACACGGAGAAGCTGTGGGTATAATTGGGCCTTCAGGCACTGGCAAGTCTACTATATTGAAGGTTATGGCTGGGCTTTTAGCCCCCGACAAG GGTGACGTTTTCATTTGTGGAAGAAAAAGGCATGGTTTAATTAGTGATGAGGAGATTCCGGGCCTCCGAATTGGCTTG GTGTTTCAGAGCGCAGCACTTTTTGACTCTCTAACAGTCCGTGAAAATGTTGGTTTTCTATT GTATGAAAACTCCAAAATGCCTGAGAATCGGATATTAGAGAGGGTAACAGAAACTTTGGCTGCAGTTGGGTTGAAG GGTGTGGAGGACCGCTTTCCTTCCGAACTGTCCGGCGGCATGAAAAAGAGGGTAGCATTAGCTCGCTCCATAATCTTCGATGATACGAAGGAAATGATAGAACCAGAG GTGCTGTTATATGATGAACCCACGGCAGGGCTTGACCCAATTGCTTCCACTGTCGTGGAAGATCTTATACGTTCTGTACATGTGAGAAGGAACGACGCTCTTGGTATACCAGGAAAGATAGCATCTTACGTGGTTGTCACTCATCAACATAGCACAATAAGAAGAGCTGTTGATAG ATTGTTGTTTCTCTATGAGGGAAGGATAGTGTGGGAAGGAATGACACAGGAGTTCACGAGATCCACTAACCCCATTGTTAGACAG TTTGCTTCTGGTAGCTTGGATGGGCCTATAAGATACTGA
- the LOC109711045 gene encoding protein TRIGALACTOSYLDIACYLGLYCEROL 3, chloroplastic isoform X2 yields MGTTIPNAIGCPSSFHPSRRRSFSGSPLFTSALPSSSRTPARRCWMACGSTSAAESRNLDGAKNVNEHPCLADNLGVVRDSIDDADVLIECRDVHKSFGDKHILRGVSFKIRHGEAVGIIGPSGTGKSTILKVMAGLLAPDKGDVFICGRKRHGLISDEEIPGLRIGLVFQSAALFDSLTVRENVGFLLYENSKMPENRILERVTETLAAVGLKGVEDRFPSELSGGMKKRVALARSIIFDDTKEMIEPEVLLYDEPTAGLDPIASTVVEDLIRSVHVRRNDALGIPGKIASYVVVTHQHSTIRRAVDRLLFLYEGRIVWEGMTQEFTRSTNPIVRQFASGSLDGPIRY; encoded by the exons ATGGGAACGACGATACCGAACGCCATAGGTTGCCCTAGTAGTTTTCACCCCTCCCGTAGACGAAGCTTCTCCGGATCTCCCCTATTCACCTCTGCTCTCCCCTCCTCATCGAG AACGCCCGCGAGGCGCTGTTGGATGGCGTGTGGAAGCACATCAGCTGCGGAAAGCCGGAATTTGGATGGTGCTAAGAACGTGAATGAG CATCCATGTCTTGCTGATAACTTGGGAGTCGTCAGAGATAGTATAGATGATGCTGACGTCCTTATCGAATGTAGAGATGTCCACAAGTCCTTTGGAGACAAACATATTTTGAGAGGTGTCAGCTTCAAG ATTAGACACGGAGAAGCTGTGGGTATAATTGGGCCTTCAGGCACTGGCAAGTCTACTATATTGAAGGTTATGGCTGGGCTTTTAGCCCCCGACAAG GGTGACGTTTTCATTTGTGGAAGAAAAAGGCATGGTTTAATTAGTGATGAGGAGATTCCGGGCCTCCGAATTGGCTTG GTGTTTCAGAGCGCAGCACTTTTTGACTCTCTAACAGTCCGTGAAAATGTTGGTTTTCTATT GTATGAAAACTCCAAAATGCCTGAGAATCGGATATTAGAGAGGGTAACAGAAACTTTGGCTGCAGTTGGGTTGAAG GGTGTGGAGGACCGCTTTCCTTCCGAACTGTCCGGCGGCATGAAAAAGAGGGTAGCATTAGCTCGCTCCATAATCTTCGATGATACGAAGGAAATGATAGAACCAGAG GTGCTGTTATATGATGAACCCACGGCAGGGCTTGACCCAATTGCTTCCACTGTCGTGGAAGATCTTATACGTTCTGTACATGTGAGAAGGAACGACGCTCTTGGTATACCAGGAAAGATAGCATCTTACGTGGTTGTCACTCATCAACATAGCACAATAAGAAGAGCTGTTGATAG ATTGTTGTTTCTCTATGAGGGAAGGATAGTGTGGGAAGGAATGACACAGGAGTTCACGAGATCCACTAACCCCATTGTTAGACAG TTTGCTTCTGGTAGCTTGGATGGGCCTATAAGATACTGA